The genomic window AACATCACTTTGTTTATTTAATACTTACTAGAGAAACCTAAACCTTTAAATACCTAACCGTTGATCTAAATGACTCTGAAACAGTTAATGGTGCTTCAAATCATAAATCTAAATGCCTACGTGAAACTTCTTAAATTAAAACTGACACGGTATTTATGATGCCATCTTACTAAAAATTTGCTTAGACATCACTATATGAAACAGAATAACTTAAAACTTGAATCAAAATATTAATGAACATTACCTACTTAAAACTTTAATCTTCTAAACCAGTCATTTAATCAACCTAACGACGCCCCACTGCGAATGTATGTTACTTTATAGATATTAATTTCAACTTAATTTAAAATTAATATAAGTTAATATTTGTAATTTATAGGATGAAGAACCATGTTTAAAATTAATATTAAGATAATGTCATAGAGTTAATTTCTGAAATAGAATATCAAGGATTTAGGAGAGGATATATGAAAATAAAGGCACTGCATCATGTCTGCATTCAGACCGACTGTTATGAAAACTCCAAGAAATTTTATGTTGAGATTTTAGGATTTGAAATTATAAAAGAAACACCTAGATTCCATGATAGAGATTATAATACCTGGCTGAAACTAGGTGATTTTATGATAGAACTTCAGACATCTAAGTCAGGAACTATATTTTCAAAATGGAGTTCTATGAATTTAGGACCGGTACATCTATCTTTTTTAGTAGATAATGTCGAAGAGGCCTATGAAAATATAAAGTCAGTAGGATATAGAAAATTTAAGATCAAAAACGGTAAAGAAATTTATAAGGTGGAAAATGGATCTCTTTTTAAAATTAAAGCCCCTGAAGGTACTGAAGTAGAGATAAGAGATAAAGCTGATATCTAAAAGGATGAACCCCCCTATAGTATTCCTCTATAGGGGGGGTGTTACTTACATAGCTTTTTTGGGATATGTTATAATATTTTTTACAGTTTAATTTTAAAAAATAAAAAAGTTAGTTGATCTTTGTACTGAGGGCCTTTACGAAAGAAAGTATATCATCTTCTTTTGCAAATCTCACTGAATGCTTGTGGCCATTGCAATAAATAATAGCCTTATTAAATTTGAATACTCCTACGAGCTTTTCAATAGCAACTGAATCAATCTTATCATATCTTATGAAAATGAGTTCATGCCCAGTTGTGTTGGCAATGTCTATTTTTTTGTCCAAAAATATAAGTCTTTTATTTGTCATAATTGCAAAATCAGGATCAAGTTCAAAAATATTTTCTATTGTTTCACCCTCAAGAATAAACTGATCGATCTTTTCTGCCCATTTTACCTTAAGTGTTCCGATATCTTTTGAATCAAACGGTCCCACCATAATCAACTACCTCCATTCAAAAATAAAAAATTATTTCAATTGAGATAAAAATTGTAGAACCTCTGCTACATGTCCAGCCACCTTGACTTTTCTCCATTCTTTCAAAATAACCCCATTTTTATTGATAAAAAATGTGCTTCTCTCTATACCCAAGTATTCTCAGCATGCCATTTTTTTCAATTTCCAAACCCCATATTCTTCACATATTTTTCCATCAGCGTCACTTAAAAGCAGAAATGGAAGATCAAATTTATTTATGAAATTAGAATGTTTTTGAATTGTGTCTTTACTTATCCCTAAAACAATCGTGTTTGAATTTTTAAAGTCATTGTGTTTTTCTCTGAAGTCACATGCCTCTTGTGTGCAGCCCGGTGTATTGTCCCGTGGATAAAAATATAGAATAACATTTTTCCCTCTGAAATCAGAAAGCGATATATTCTCACCGTTACTTCCGGGGAGGGTAAAATCCTTTGAATTTTTCATAAATAGACCTCCTAGAATGAATATAGATGCTACTAAAATATAATTACAAAAAAAATAAGAGATACCTTTATAATTTTTTTAAAGATTTTTTTTAGAATCTTTCAAAACTTTCAAAAAAAATTCCCAAGCTTTTCTTGTGGATGAGATTGAGAGCTTTTCTTTCGGAGTGTGGGCACCTTTTATGTCAGGTCCGAAGGAGATCATATCTACATCTGGAAATTTTTTTCCTAATAATCCGCATTCAAGTCCTGCATGTATGGCTTTTATTTTGGGATTTTCCCCAAACAGGCTATTGTATACAGATATCATATGTTTTCTAAGCTCTGAATCTTCTTTATAATTCCAGGCAGGGTATCTAGATCCAGCTTCAAAAGAACCTCTAGAGAGACTAGCAAGTGCCATGAGCCTTTCTGCAATGACATCTAACCTTTGATCTAAAGAACTTCTGATAGCAGATTCCATTATTATATTCTTATCTTCCAATCTTATCTTACCCAAATTTAAGGAAGATTCCACAAGATTTTCAATATTTATGCTCATAGTATCTACTCCATTTGGATGTAAGAGGATAACGTCTAACAATTTTTTAGTAGAGTCTTTATCCAGAGAGCTTTTATAAGAACCAGAATCTATTTTTTTAACACTGATTGTTAAATTAGGATCAGATAGAGTGAGCATGTTTTTCAATTCAGTATTTATATTTTCCATAATTTTTTGAATTGAATTTTTATAAGAATTTTTTATATAAACAACAGCATCTGATTCTCTAGGAATTACATTCGTTTTTGATCCCCCAGTGACATCAACTAAAAACATATCAGTTTTATATGATAATTTTTTTAAAACCATACCCATTATTTTTATAGCATTTCCCCTCTGGAGGATTATATCAGCTCCTGAGTGCCCTCCTTGTAAACCGGTTATTCTTATCTTGAAAAAATTCTCTCCTCTAGTTGGGATAAGCTGAAAAGGGATAGATATGGTGAATCTAAGCCCTCCGGCACAGCTGACATAAAGTGCTCCTTTTTCTTCTGTGTCTATATTTATGAGATATTTTCCTCTTAAAGAATTTTCTGACAGAGATTTTGCCCCAGTCATTCCTGACTCTTCATCAGAGGTGATAAGAATTTCTAAAGACGGGTGTGGAATATCTTCTGAGTCTAGAATTGCCAGAAAAAAAGCAAGAGCAATACCGTTGTCGGCACCGAGGGTTGTTCCATCAGCAGATATCCAATCATCTTCTACCACTAACCTTATTCCTTTGGATTCAAAATCAAAGTCTGTATCCTGGTTTTTTTCCCAAACCATGTCCATATGTCCTTGAAGAATTATACCGGGAACACTTTCGTAGCCTAGAGTAGCTTCCTTTTTTATTATGACATTGAGTGCATTGTCCTGAATGACTTCAAGCCCCCTATACCTCGCAAAGTTTACAA from uncultured Ilyobacter sp. includes these protein-coding regions:
- a CDS encoding VOC family protein, producing MKIKALHHVCIQTDCYENSKKFYVEILGFEIIKETPRFHDRDYNTWLKLGDFMIELQTSKSGTIFSKWSSMNLGPVHLSFLVDNVEEAYENIKSVGYRKFKIKNGKEIYKVENGSLFKIKAPEGTEVEIRDKADI
- a CDS encoding PH domain-containing protein → MVGPFDSKDIGTLKVKWAEKIDQFILEGETIENIFELDPDFAIMTNKRLIFLDKKIDIANTTGHELIFIRYDKIDSVAIEKLVGVFKFNKAIIYCNGHKHSVRFAKEDDILSFVKALSTKIN
- a CDS encoding peroxiredoxin, which encodes MKNSKDFTLPGSNGENISLSDFRGKNVILYFYPRDNTPGCTQEACDFREKHNDFKNSNTIVLGISKDTIQKHSNFINKFDLPFLLLSDADGKICEEYGVWKLKKMAC
- a CDS encoding aminoacyl-histidine dipeptidase; translation: MSDYLVNFARYRGLEVIQDNALNVIIKKEATLGYESVPGIILQGHMDMVWEKNQDTDFDFESKGIRLVVEDDWISADGTTLGADNGIALAFFLAILDSEDIPHPSLEILITSDEESGMTGAKSLSENSLRGKYLINIDTEEKGALYVSCAGGLRFTISIPFQLIPTRGENFFKIRITGLQGGHSGADIILQRGNAIKIMGMVLKKLSYKTDMFLVDVTGGSKTNVIPRESDAVVYIKNSYKNSIQKIMENINTELKNMLTLSDPNLTISVKKIDSGSYKSSLDKDSTKKLLDVILLHPNGVDTMSINIENLVESSLNLGKIRLEDKNIIMESAIRSSLDQRLDVIAERLMALASLSRGSFEAGSRYPAWNYKEDSELRKHMISVYNSLFGENPKIKAIHAGLECGLLGKKFPDVDMISFGPDIKGAHTPKEKLSISSTRKAWEFFLKVLKDSKKNL